A region from the Streptomyces lydicus genome encodes:
- a CDS encoding DUF488 domain-containing protein, whose product MGEKFPASALRVRRVYEAPEPADGARVLVDRLWPRGLSKADAQLSEWCKDVAPSSELRRWFHHEGPRFAEFAERYREELAREAARPALEGLRERAARGPLTLLTATKDVSVSHVNVLIEVLREGD is encoded by the coding sequence ATGGGTGAAAAATTCCCCGCGAGCGCCCTCCGGGTGCGCCGGGTCTACGAGGCGCCGGAGCCGGCGGACGGGGCGCGGGTGCTGGTCGACCGGCTGTGGCCGCGCGGGTTGTCCAAGGCGGACGCGCAGCTCAGTGAGTGGTGCAAGGACGTGGCGCCCTCGTCGGAGCTGCGCCGCTGGTTCCACCACGAGGGACCGCGGTTCGCGGAGTTCGCCGAGCGGTACCGCGAGGAGCTGGCGCGGGAGGCGGCGCGGCCGGCGCTGGAGGGGCTGCGGGAGCGGGCCGCGCGGGGGCCGCTGACGCTGCTGACGGCCACCAAGGATGTGTCGGTGAGCCATGTGAACGTCTTGATCGAGGTGCTGCGAGAGGGGGACTGA
- a CDS encoding argininosuccinate synthase, whose translation MTERVVLAYSGGLDTSVCIGWIAEETGAEVIAVAVDVGQGGEDLDVIRKRALDCGAVEAEVADAKDEFADEYCLPAIKANALYMDRYPLVSALSRPTIVKHLVAAARKHGATTVAHGCTGKGNDQVRFEAGISSLAPDLKCIAPVRDYAMTRDKAIAFCEEKNLPIATTKKSPYSIDQNVFGRAVETGFLEDIWNAPIEDVYEYTENPAVQREADEVVITFKEGVPVAIDGKPVTVLQAIQQLNERAGGQGIGRIDMVEDRLVGIKSREVYEAPGAIALITAHQELENVTVERELARYKRQVEQRWGELVYDGLWFSPLKRALEGFINEANQQVSGDIRMTLHGGRAVVTGRKSDQSLYDFNLATYDTGDTFDQSLSKGFIELFGMSSKIAAKRDLA comes from the coding sequence GTGACCGAGCGCGTCGTACTCGCCTACTCGGGCGGCCTGGACACCTCTGTCTGTATCGGCTGGATCGCCGAGGAGACGGGCGCCGAGGTCATCGCCGTTGCCGTGGACGTCGGCCAGGGCGGCGAGGACCTGGACGTCATCCGCAAGCGTGCGCTCGACTGCGGTGCGGTCGAGGCCGAGGTCGCGGACGCCAAGGACGAGTTCGCCGACGAGTACTGCCTCCCGGCGATCAAGGCCAACGCCCTGTACATGGACCGCTACCCGCTGGTCTCCGCGCTCTCGCGGCCGACCATCGTCAAGCACCTGGTGGCCGCCGCCAGGAAGCACGGCGCCACCACCGTCGCCCACGGCTGCACCGGCAAGGGCAACGACCAGGTCCGCTTCGAGGCCGGTATCTCCTCCCTCGCCCCCGACCTGAAGTGCATCGCCCCGGTCCGCGACTACGCGATGACCCGGGACAAGGCGATCGCGTTCTGCGAGGAGAAGAACCTCCCGATCGCGACCACCAAGAAGTCGCCGTACTCCATCGACCAGAACGTCTTCGGGCGGGCCGTGGAGACCGGCTTCCTGGAGGACATCTGGAACGCGCCGATCGAGGACGTGTACGAGTACACCGAGAACCCGGCCGTCCAGCGGGAGGCCGACGAGGTCGTCATCACCTTCAAGGAGGGTGTCCCGGTCGCGATCGACGGCAAGCCGGTCACCGTCCTGCAGGCCATCCAGCAGCTCAACGAGCGCGCCGGCGGCCAGGGCATCGGCCGGATCGACATGGTCGAGGACCGGCTGGTCGGCATCAAGTCCCGCGAGGTGTACGAGGCGCCCGGCGCCATCGCGCTGATCACCGCGCACCAGGAGCTGGAGAACGTCACCGTCGAGCGTGAGCTGGCCCGCTACAAGCGGCAGGTCGAGCAGCGCTGGGGCGAGCTGGTCTACGACGGCCTGTGGTTCTCGCCGCTCAAGCGCGCCCTGGAAGGCTTCATCAACGAGGCCAATCAGCAGGTCAGCGGCGACATCCGGATGACCCTGCACGGCGGCCGCGCGGTGGTCACCGGCCGGAAGTCCGACCAGTCGCTCTACGACTTCAACCTCGCGACGTACGACACCGGCGACACCTTCGACCAGTCGCTCTCGAAGGGCTTCATCGAGCTCTTCGGCATGTCGAGCAAGATCGCGGCCAAGCGCGACCTGGCCTGA
- the argH gene encoding argininosuccinate lyase has protein sequence MSSNSGDVRLWGGRFADGPAEALAQLSASVHFDWRLAPYDIAGSRAHARVLHKAGLLTEDELTRMLAGLDKLATDVADGSFTGTIADEDVHTALERGLLERLGPDLGGKLRAGRSRNDQVATLFRMYLRDHARIIGGLIADLQEALVSLAETHPDVAMPGRTHLQHAQPVLFAHHVLAHVQSLSRDAERLRQWDDRTAVSPYGSGALAGSSLGLDPEAVAADLGFEHGSAGNSIDGTASRDFVAEFAFITAMIGVNLSRIAEEIILWNTKEFSFVTLHDAFSTGSSIMPQKKNPDIAELARGKSGRLIGNLTGLLATLKALPLAYNRDLQEDKEPVFDSCDQLEVLLPAFTGMMATLTVNRERMEELAPAGFSLATDIAEWLVKQGVPFRVAHEVAGECVKECEAHGIELDQLTDEQFAKISPHLTPEVRGVLNVPGALASRSGRGGTAPSAVAVQLAEVRADLVRQQEWAAAKKATKLT, from the coding sequence GTGAGCAGCAACAGCGGTGACGTCCGGCTCTGGGGCGGCCGTTTCGCCGACGGTCCGGCCGAGGCGCTGGCCCAGCTGTCGGCGTCCGTCCACTTCGACTGGCGGCTGGCCCCCTACGACATCGCCGGTTCCCGTGCGCACGCCCGGGTGCTCCACAAGGCCGGGCTGCTCACCGAGGACGAGCTGACCCGCATGCTCGCCGGCCTCGACAAGCTCGCCACTGACGTCGCCGACGGCTCGTTCACCGGCACCATCGCCGACGAGGACGTGCACACCGCTCTGGAGCGCGGGCTGCTGGAGCGGCTCGGCCCGGACCTCGGCGGCAAGCTGCGGGCCGGCCGGTCGCGCAACGACCAGGTCGCCACGCTCTTCCGGATGTATCTGCGCGACCACGCCCGGATCATCGGCGGGCTGATCGCGGACCTCCAGGAGGCGCTGGTCTCCCTCGCCGAGACCCACCCGGACGTCGCGATGCCGGGCCGCACCCACCTCCAGCACGCCCAGCCGGTGCTCTTCGCCCACCATGTGCTGGCACATGTGCAGTCGCTGTCCCGGGACGCGGAGCGGCTGCGGCAGTGGGACGACCGCACCGCCGTCTCCCCGTACGGCTCGGGCGCGCTGGCCGGCTCCTCGCTCGGCCTCGACCCGGAGGCGGTCGCGGCCGACCTCGGCTTCGAGCACGGCTCGGCCGGCAACTCCATCGACGGCACGGCCTCCCGTGACTTCGTCGCGGAGTTCGCCTTCATCACGGCGATGATCGGGGTGAACCTCTCCCGGATCGCGGAGGAGATCATCCTCTGGAACACGAAGGAATTCTCCTTCGTCACGCTCCACGACGCCTTCTCGACCGGCTCGTCGATCATGCCGCAGAAGAAGAACCCGGACATCGCGGAACTGGCGCGGGGCAAGTCGGGGCGTCTCATCGGCAACCTGACCGGTCTGCTGGCGACGCTCAAGGCGCTGCCGCTCGCCTACAACCGTGACCTCCAGGAGGACAAGGAGCCGGTCTTCGACTCCTGTGACCAACTGGAGGTGCTGCTCCCGGCGTTCACCGGCATGATGGCCACGCTGACCGTCAACCGTGAGCGGATGGAGGAGCTGGCCCCGGCCGGGTTCTCGCTGGCCACCGACATCGCGGAGTGGCTGGTCAAGCAGGGTGTGCCGTTCCGGGTGGCGCACGAGGTCGCCGGTGAGTGCGTCAAGGAGTGCGAGGCGCACGGCATCGAGCTGGACCAGCTCACCGACGAGCAGTTCGCCAAGATCTCCCCGCATCTGACCCCCGAGGTCCGCGGCGTCCTCAACGTCCCCGGCGCGCTCGCCTCGCGCAGCGGCCGGGGCGGCACCGCGCCCTCCGCGGTGGCGGTCCAGCTCGCCGAGGTGCGGGCCGATCTGGTGCGGCAGCAGGAGTGGGCGGCGGCCAAGAAGGCGACCAAGCTGACCTAG
- a CDS encoding TetR/AcrR family transcriptional regulator, which translates to MAVDRERVLKEAAALLTRRASTPMDEIARAAGISRATLHRHFAGRDALIRALEEHGIAQFVQAIDAARLEEGEAVEALRRLIAEAEPVAAVLAFLFTENQLFEDGEINAGWAELDARIAALFRRGQEEGDFRIDLSAAWLTEAFYGLIGAGAWAVHEGRVARNDLNHSIAELLLGGIRRSMEK; encoded by the coding sequence ATGGCTGTGGACCGTGAACGGGTACTCAAGGAAGCCGCCGCGTTGCTCACGCGCCGGGCATCGACGCCGATGGACGAGATCGCCCGTGCCGCGGGCATCAGCCGCGCGACGCTGCACCGGCACTTCGCGGGCCGGGACGCGCTGATCAGGGCGCTGGAGGAGCACGGCATCGCGCAGTTCGTGCAGGCGATCGACGCGGCGCGGCTGGAGGAGGGAGAGGCGGTCGAGGCGCTGCGCCGGCTGATCGCCGAGGCCGAACCGGTCGCCGCCGTGCTGGCCTTCCTCTTCACCGAGAACCAGCTCTTCGAGGACGGCGAGATCAACGCCGGCTGGGCGGAGCTGGACGCCCGAATCGCCGCCCTCTTCCGCCGCGGCCAGGAAGAGGGCGACTTCCGCATCGATCTGAGCGCCGCCTGGCTCACCGAGGCCTTCTACGGCCTGATCGGCGCCGGGGCCTGGGCTGTCCACGAAGGACGGGTCGCCCGCAATGACCTCAACCACTCGATCGCCGAGCTGCTGCTCGGCGGCATCCGACGGAGCATGGAGAAATGA
- a CDS encoding MFS transporter: protein MTETIASEPAGSAHVDDQPRPGRWLALAVLVLAVLLVGVDATVLGLATPFLSEDLRPSGTQLLWIGDIYSFVIAGLLVSMGSLGDRIGRKKLLLIGSVGFGAMSVLAAYATSPEMMIAARALQGVAGATLMPATLALIRNLFHDPRERSLAIGIWGAMASAGMAVGPVLGGFLLGHFWWGSVFLINLPVMALLVAVGARVIPESRNPDPGPWDIPSVLLALVGIVAVVYAIKEAAVEGYRWDIALAAVLGVLALLVFVRRQLTLASPLLNMKLFHHRGFSGAVLADLLTILGLSGLVFFLSQFLQMVQLRSPLNAGLTELPAAIGAVGAGLAAGWVARRLSVRIVVAGGLAVVGLSLVGCTTLHGDTGTAALCLILFVVGIGAGFSFTVTADVILSSVPKEEAGAASAVSETAYELGAALGIALLGSIVTANYRGFDAPPGVPAPATDAARESLGGAFEAARHLPADQAAALVKAAQHSFVAGVDAAAAVGAAVLLSAAVAAWFLLRGQELANS from the coding sequence ATGACCGAGACCATAGCGTCAGAACCGGCCGGCTCGGCTCATGTGGACGACCAGCCCCGGCCGGGACGCTGGCTCGCGCTCGCCGTCCTCGTCCTCGCCGTCCTGCTGGTCGGCGTCGACGCCACGGTCCTCGGCCTCGCCACCCCCTTCCTCAGCGAAGATCTCCGGCCGTCCGGGACGCAGCTGCTGTGGATCGGTGACATCTACTCGTTCGTCATCGCCGGCCTGCTGGTCTCCATGGGCAGCCTCGGCGACCGCATCGGCCGGAAGAAGCTGCTGCTGATCGGCTCCGTCGGCTTCGGCGCCATGTCGGTGCTCGCCGCGTACGCCACCAGCCCGGAGATGATGATCGCCGCCCGTGCGCTGCAGGGCGTGGCCGGAGCCACGCTGATGCCGGCCACCCTGGCACTCATCCGCAACCTCTTCCACGACCCCAGGGAACGCAGTCTGGCCATCGGCATCTGGGGCGCGATGGCCTCGGCCGGTATGGCGGTGGGGCCGGTCCTCGGCGGCTTTCTGCTGGGGCACTTCTGGTGGGGTTCGGTCTTCCTGATCAACCTGCCGGTGATGGCGCTGCTGGTGGCCGTCGGCGCCCGGGTCATCCCGGAGTCACGCAACCCTGACCCCGGTCCCTGGGACATCCCCAGCGTGCTGCTGGCCCTGGTGGGCATCGTCGCGGTGGTCTACGCCATCAAGGAAGCGGCGGTGGAGGGCTACCGCTGGGACATCGCACTGGCCGCCGTCCTCGGCGTGCTCGCCCTGCTCGTGTTCGTCCGGCGGCAGCTCACCCTCGCCTCGCCGCTGCTGAACATGAAGCTCTTTCACCACCGCGGTTTCTCCGGGGCGGTGCTGGCCGATCTGCTGACCATCCTCGGGCTGTCCGGCCTGGTCTTCTTCCTCTCCCAGTTCCTCCAGATGGTGCAGCTGCGCTCGCCGCTCAACGCCGGGCTCACCGAACTCCCGGCCGCGATCGGCGCGGTGGGTGCCGGTCTGGCCGCCGGCTGGGTCGCCCGCCGGCTGTCGGTGAGGATCGTGGTGGCCGGCGGCCTCGCCGTGGTGGGGCTCTCGCTCGTCGGCTGCACCACCCTGCACGGCGACACCGGCACCGCCGCACTGTGCCTGATCCTCTTCGTCGTCGGCATCGGCGCCGGATTCTCCTTCACCGTCACCGCCGATGTGATCCTCTCCAGCGTCCCCAAGGAGGAGGCGGGGGCCGCCTCCGCGGTCTCCGAGACGGCGTACGAGCTGGGCGCCGCGCTCGGCATCGCGCTGCTGGGGTCCATCGTGACCGCCAACTACCGGGGCTTCGACGCCCCGCCCGGGGTCCCGGCCCCGGCCACGGACGCCGCCCGTGAATCGCTCGGCGGCGCCTTCGAGGCGGCCCGCCACCTCCCCGCCGACCAGGCCGCGGCGCTGGTCAAGGCCGCACAGCACTCCTTCGTCGCGGGGGTGGACGCCGCGGCCGCGGTGGGTGCGGCGGTCCTGCTGTCCGCCGCGGTGGCCGCCTGGTTCCTGCTCCGCGGCCAGGAGCTGGCCAACAGCTAG
- a CDS encoding bifunctional metallophosphatase/5'-nucleotidase: protein MRDIGRRSFITAAGALATASAIGSNAYATGHARDAAGADEYVDVQLLNITDLHGYLQGAPGANSVITGAGGKKYTVGGVAYMAAHLERLRDGRDNSLFFAPGDLFSGWEFDASSFADEPTIEALNAMGLDFASAGNHEFDKSAAFLTSHMVDGDDFPVVGRDDDFKDSTGRRFEGAQFPYYSANMVWNASGKTVLAPYNIEYVDAGRGRRLAIGFIHLTAVGTESFPGSYQPGLRTLDELETANRCAAQLKKRGVHAIVLSMHDGAVAGSDFTSGKNPSGPAYELALRVSPDIDAIVTGHWHCAFTMMLPDPNGDPRPFVEAGCYGQIINEINLRLDPDTGAVIRELTTSTNHPNTRDVTPDPELRSIAGYWADYGSRRARTKIGTQTDSFTRRRNTLGESTMGNLVADWALWAGRQPHGPMDDPADHPNTPADLAVIAVAPRVGQAVIAGDLIRDQETDGTVTFAQAWNSVGFGDPILTVTVTGRQIHDALEEQWAPTAGGGLGFSPLAVSGNVRYTFDAAGPVGRRIDPADVFINGTALDTGRRYRLAAPSYTLINQDGFSAFTGFTAPVRHTRDFESFISFVRTKKQLTPAPLNRVRVKNAQVPGARTGTITQRQQLLQADGSVVPRPEAALRTALTGGAEGQRAPGGFRVPC from the coding sequence GTGCGCGACATCGGACGACGCTCCTTCATCACCGCCGCGGGGGCTCTGGCCACCGCGAGCGCCATCGGCAGCAACGCCTACGCCACCGGCCACGCCCGCGACGCGGCCGGCGCCGACGAATACGTCGACGTCCAACTCCTCAACATCACCGATCTGCACGGCTATCTGCAGGGCGCCCCGGGCGCCAACTCCGTCATCACCGGGGCCGGCGGAAAGAAGTACACCGTGGGCGGCGTGGCCTATATGGCCGCCCACCTGGAACGGCTGAGAGACGGCCGCGACAACTCGCTCTTCTTCGCCCCCGGCGACCTCTTCTCCGGCTGGGAGTTCGATGCCTCCTCCTTCGCCGACGAGCCCACCATCGAGGCGCTCAACGCCATGGGCCTCGACTTCGCCTCGGCCGGCAACCACGAGTTCGACAAGTCGGCGGCCTTCCTGACCTCGCACATGGTCGACGGCGACGACTTTCCGGTCGTCGGACGGGACGACGACTTCAAGGACTCCACCGGGCGCCGTTTCGAGGGCGCGCAGTTCCCCTACTACAGCGCCAACATGGTCTGGAACGCGTCCGGCAAAACCGTCCTGGCGCCGTACAACATCGAGTACGTGGACGCCGGCCGGGGCCGCCGGCTGGCGATCGGCTTCATCCATCTGACCGCCGTCGGCACCGAGTCGTTCCCCGGCTCCTACCAGCCGGGGCTGCGCACCCTGGACGAGCTGGAGACCGCCAACCGCTGTGCCGCGCAGCTCAAGAAGCGCGGTGTCCATGCGATCGTGCTCAGCATGCACGACGGCGCGGTGGCCGGCAGCGACTTCACCAGCGGCAAGAACCCCTCGGGACCCGCCTACGAACTGGCGCTGCGCGTCTCGCCCGACATCGATGCCATCGTCACCGGCCACTGGCACTGCGCCTTCACCATGATGCTGCCCGACCCCAACGGCGACCCCCGCCCCTTCGTCGAGGCCGGCTGCTACGGGCAGATCATCAACGAGATCAACCTCCGTCTCGACCCGGACACCGGAGCGGTCATCCGGGAGCTGACCACCTCCACCAACCACCCCAACACCCGTGATGTGACGCCGGATCCCGAGCTGCGCTCGATCGCCGGCTACTGGGCGGACTACGGCTCCCGCCGCGCCCGCACCAAGATCGGCACCCAGACCGACTCCTTCACCCGGCGGCGCAACACGCTGGGGGAGTCCACGATGGGCAATCTCGTCGCCGACTGGGCGCTGTGGGCGGGCCGGCAGCCGCACGGCCCGATGGACGACCCCGCCGACCACCCCAACACCCCCGCCGACCTCGCCGTGATCGCGGTCGCCCCGCGGGTCGGCCAGGCGGTGATCGCCGGCGATCTGATCCGCGACCAGGAGACCGACGGCACCGTCACCTTCGCGCAGGCCTGGAACTCCGTGGGCTTCGGCGACCCGATCCTCACCGTCACCGTCACCGGCCGGCAGATCCATGACGCGCTGGAGGAACAGTGGGCGCCGACCGCCGGCGGCGGCCTCGGCTTCTCACCGCTGGCGGTCTCCGGCAACGTCCGCTACACCTTCGACGCCGCGGGACCGGTCGGCCGGCGGATCGACCCGGCCGACGTCTTCATCAACGGCACCGCACTCGACACCGGCCGCCGCTACCGCCTCGCCGCCCCCTCGTACACCCTCATCAACCAGGACGGCTTCAGCGCTTTCACCGGCTTCACCGCGCCGGTCCGGCACACCCGCGACTTCGAGAGCTTCATCTCCTTCGTCCGCACCAAGAAGCAGCTCACGCCCGCGCCGCTGAACCGGGTGCGGGTCAAGAACGCGCAGGTGCCCGGCGCCCGCACCGGCACCATCACCCAGCGCCAGCAACTCCTGCAGGCCGACGGCAGCGTGGTACCGCGGCCCGAGGCGGCGCTGCGTACGGCGCTGACCGGCGGCGCCGAGGGCCAGCGCGCGCCCGGTGGCTTCCGAGTGCCCTGCTGA
- a CDS encoding lysophospholipid acyltransferase family protein, with the protein MSRIVLKAILGFVMRVLYRPKVEGMERIPATGPVILAGNHVTFIDSLFLGLLVKRPVYFIGKDEYVTGKGVKGRLMAWFFTSAGMIPVDRDGGHGGVAALMTGRRVLEEGSVFGIYPEGTRSPDGRLYRGRTGIARLTLMTGAPVVPFAMIGTDKVQPGGKGRPRIAPVTVRFGEPLDFSRYDGMDRDRYVLRAVTDEVMSDVMELSGQEYVDIYATKARAA; encoded by the coding sequence TTGTCCCGCATTGTGCTGAAGGCGATTCTCGGATTCGTCATGCGTGTCCTGTACCGCCCGAAGGTCGAGGGCATGGAGCGCATTCCGGCGACCGGGCCCGTGATCCTGGCCGGCAATCACGTCACCTTCATCGACTCGCTGTTCCTGGGCCTGCTGGTCAAGCGCCCGGTGTACTTCATCGGCAAGGACGAGTACGTCACCGGCAAGGGTGTCAAGGGCCGGCTGATGGCCTGGTTCTTCACCAGCGCCGGCATGATCCCGGTGGACCGCGACGGCGGGCACGGCGGGGTCGCGGCCCTGATGACCGGCCGCCGGGTCCTGGAGGAGGGCAGCGTCTTCGGCATCTACCCCGAGGGCACCCGCTCCCCCGACGGCCGTCTCTACCGCGGCCGTACGGGTATCGCCCGGCTCACCCTGATGACCGGCGCCCCCGTCGTCCCGTTCGCGATGATCGGCACGGACAAGGTGCAGCCCGGCGGCAAGGGCCGCCCGCGCATCGCCCCGGTGACGGTGCGCTTCGGTGAGCCGCTGGACTTCTCCCGCTACGACGGCATGGACCGCGACCGCTATGTGCTGCGGGCGGTCACCGACGAGGTGATGAGCGACGTGATGGAGCTGTCCGGCCAGGAGTACGTCGACATCTACGCCACCAAGGCCAGGGCCGCCTGA
- a CDS encoding glycerophosphodiester phosphodiesterase, with the protein MHKWQQPGRRTVLGAAALGAGAAVFGTAGQASARTREGVSQELPVPLIVGHRGASGYRPEHTFGSYQLALDMGADVIEQDLVPTKDGHLVCRHENDITATTDVSAHPEFADRKTTKTVDGTKLTGWFTEDFTLAELKTLRAKERIPGTRQHNTLYDGVWEVPTFEEVLQWAEREGRKRGRRVWLHIETKHPTYFRKLGLGLEERLAKALRAHGRHRKNSPNFLQSFEPSSLQRLDKLVDCPKVVLLGTLKDRPWDFTATGDPRTVADLVKPEGLKWLAGFAQGIGPDLTVIIPRDADGKLGEPSPVVKDAHAAGLVLHPYTVRNENTFLPTDMRRGTDPNAYGDSLRFFKALLGTGIDGLFSDNPDTALLAAAEFRKR; encoded by the coding sequence ATGCACAAGTGGCAGCAGCCGGGACGACGGACGGTGCTGGGGGCCGCGGCCCTCGGCGCGGGAGCGGCGGTATTCGGGACAGCCGGCCAGGCGAGCGCCCGTACCCGCGAGGGCGTGTCCCAGGAGCTGCCGGTGCCGCTGATCGTCGGTCACCGCGGCGCCAGCGGCTACCGCCCCGAGCACACCTTCGGCTCCTACCAACTCGCCCTCGACATGGGCGCGGACGTCATCGAGCAGGACCTCGTCCCCACCAAGGACGGGCATCTGGTCTGCCGTCACGAGAACGACATCACCGCCACCACCGATGTCTCCGCGCACCCCGAGTTCGCGGACCGCAAGACCACCAAGACCGTCGACGGCACCAAGCTGACCGGCTGGTTCACCGAGGACTTCACGCTCGCGGAGCTCAAGACCCTGCGCGCCAAGGAGCGCATACCGGGCACCCGCCAGCACAACACCCTCTACGACGGCGTGTGGGAGGTGCCGACCTTCGAGGAGGTCCTGCAGTGGGCCGAGCGTGAGGGCCGCAAGCGGGGCCGCCGCGTCTGGCTGCACATCGAGACCAAGCACCCCACCTACTTCCGGAAGCTCGGCCTCGGCCTGGAGGAGCGGCTGGCCAAGGCGCTGCGGGCGCACGGCAGGCACCGCAAGAACTCCCCGAACTTCCTGCAGTCCTTCGAGCCGAGCAGCCTCCAGCGCCTGGACAAGCTGGTCGACTGCCCCAAGGTCGTCCTGCTGGGCACGCTCAAGGACCGCCCCTGGGACTTCACGGCGACCGGTGACCCGCGCACCGTGGCCGACCTCGTCAAGCCCGAGGGCCTGAAGTGGCTCGCCGGGTTCGCCCAGGGCATCGGCCCGGACCTGACCGTGATCATCCCGCGGGACGCCGACGGCAAGCTCGGCGAGCCCAGCCCCGTGGTCAAGGACGCGCACGCCGCCGGGCTGGTGCTGCACCCCTACACGGTCCGCAACGAGAACACCTTCCTGCCGACCGACATGCGCCGCGGCACCGACCCGAACGCCTACGGCGACTCCCTCCGCTTCTTCAAGGCGCTCCTGGGCACCGGTATCGACGGCCTGTTCTCCGACAACCCCGACACCGCGCTGCTGGCGGCCGCGGAGTTCCGCAAGCGCTGA